A window of Primulina huaijiensis isolate GDHJ02 chromosome 9, ASM1229523v2, whole genome shotgun sequence contains these coding sequences:
- the LOC140985396 gene encoding pectinesterase 2-like, producing the protein MNKIYLAMASKTLFSILLISIFVSSSTSIDPNSVRKSWCSQTPYPQPCEYFMSHNPKYKTIKSESDFFKLSKELALDRCSLAHNNLLPLGPKCRNEREKAAWADCVELYESTILKINQTVDPNVKCSPDDSRTWLSTAMTNLETCRMGFVDFGLADYVFPMMSNNVSMLLSNALALHNIGGGFQKPDYKEGFPKWLRTGDRKLLQASNPTANIVVAQDGSGNYKTVSEAISAAGKRSGSGRYVIHVKQGTYTENVNIGNKLKNIMLLGDGIGKTIITGSKSVGGGSTTFNSATVAVTGDGFIARGITFRNTAGAGNHQAVALRSGSDLSVFYQCSFEGYQDTLYVHSERQFYKECDIYGTVDFIFGNAAVVLQNCNIYPRNPPNKTNTLTAQGRTDPNQNTGISIHNCRVTAASDLKPVQGSVKTYLGRPWQKYSRTVFMKTFLDSLINPAGWMPWSGNFALDTLYYGEYDNTGPGSSTANRVAWKGYRVITSATEASKFTVGNFIAGSSWLPGTNVPFTSGL; encoded by the exons ATGAACAAAATATATCTAGCAATGGCATCAAAAACCCTATTCTCCATTCTTCTTATCTCTATCTTCGTTTCATCATCCACTTCTATCGATCCTAATTCTGTACGCAAATCTTGGTGCAGCCAAACACCATATCCGCAACCCTGTGAGTACTTCATGTCACACAACCCCAAGTACAAAACCATCAAATCCGAATCCGACTTCTTCAAATTGTCGAAAGAACTCGCCCTAGACCGCTGCTCCCTTGCGCACAACAACCTACTACCCCTCGGTCCAAAGTGCCGTAACGAGCGTGAAAAGGCTGCTTGGGCCGACTGTGTAGAACTGTACGAGAGCACGATACTTAAAATCAACCAAACCGTTGATCCAAACGTGAAATGTTCTCCTGATGATTCCCGCACTTGGCTCAGCACGGCCATGACGAATCTCGAGACGTGTCGAATGGGGTTCGTAGACTTTGGTCTCGCCGATTATGTTTTTCCTATGATGTCAAACAACGTTAGCATGCTACTCAGCAACGCACTAGCCTTGCATAATATCGGCGGAGGGTTTCAGAAGCCGGATTATAAAGAAGGGTTCCCGAAATGGTTGAGGACTGGTGACCGGAAGTTGCTACAGGCATCAAACCCGACGGCAAATATCGTGGTCGCTCAGGATGGTTCCGGCAACTACAAGACCGTGAGTGAGGCTATTTCTGCGGCCGGGAAACGGTCCGGAAGTGGAAGATATGTGATACATGTGAAGCAAGGTACTTATACAGAAAATGTGAATATTGGAAATAAACTGAAGAACATTATGTTGCTAGGGGATGGGATAGGGAAGACGATCATTACTGGAAGTAAGAGCGTTGGAGGAGGGAGCACCACCTTCAACTCGGCCACCGTTG CTGTCACTGGTGATGGATTTATTGCTCGAGGAATCACCTTTAGAAACACCGCAGGAGCCGGCAACCACCAGGCGGTCGCCCTGCGTTCTGGGTCAGATCTCTCTGTATTCTATCAATGCAGTTTCGAGGGCTACCAAGACACGCTCTATGTTCATTCCGAAAGACAATTTTATAAAGAATGCGACATATATGGCACAGTGGATTTCATATTTGGTAATGCAGCCGTGGTATTACAAAACTGCAACATATACCCAAGAAACCCCCCAAACAAGACAAATACCCTAACGGCTCAAGGTCGGACCGACCCGAACCAAAACACCGGGATATCCATCCATAATTGTCGGGTCACGGCTGCTTCAGATCTTAAACCGGTTCAAGGCTCCGTAAAGACGTATTTGGGACGTCCGTGGCAGAAATACTCTCGCACGGTGTTCATGAAGACCTTCTTGGATAGTTTGATCAATCCGGCAGGTTGGATGCCATGGAGCGGGAACTTCGCGTTGGATACTTTGTATTACGGGGAGTATGATAATACCGGTCCTGGTTCTTCCACTGCGAATCGGGTCGCATGGAAGGGTTATCGCGTGATTACTAGTGCAACTGAGGCATCAAAATTTACCGTCGGGAATTTTATTGCCGGGAGTTCTTGGTTACCGGGGACTAATGTGCCATTCACTTCTGGTctttaa